In the genome of Candidatus Pristimantibacillus lignocellulolyticus, the window GAAGAAAAATATTGTTGCCTACTCGACTTCAAGCAGCAGATGAGGTGAAAAAATGAATAATAGTCATTATGTAAAAGCCATTTTTCAGATGCAATATGTCTCTCGCTGGCAAGAGTTTTCTCCAAGATATAAAGATAATGCCGCAAGTCATAGTTTTCGATGCGCAGCAATAGCTGTACTAATAAGTATAATAGAAACTCGATTATACCATAAGCCAATCTTACCATCTGAATTAATTGGCAAAGCTTTACTTCATGATTTGAACGAAACGGTAACTGGTTCTATTAAGTATGTTACCAAAAAAGAACAGACCCTTTCACCACATATTATAAAATTAGAAAATGAAGTTAATAAAGAATTCGTAGCCTATTTATCTAAGTCACTCCAACCTAGTTTTACCGAATATATCGTTCAAGCTGAAGATAATAGTTATACAGGTAACCTTATGAAGGCTATCGATTCTTTCGATGCGATGCTGTTTTGTAGACGCGAAAGCAGTTTACAACATCAAAGTTATTTCACTGAACGTTACGAACAATTACGAAATTCATTAATGCAAAGTAAATTCGAATCTATTCGTTGGTTGCTGTTGGCATTAGAACAAGATGAAGGCGTTGCTCAATTTCTAGACTACATCCTTAATTTAGATCTTATTGATCGTTGGGGTGGAAGCTTTAATCTTATTCCAGATAATGATGCAACCCACTCTTTCCGAGTTGCTGCATTATGTCTATTCAACGCTCATTTGGAAAAA includes:
- a CDS encoding HD domain-containing protein, which translates into the protein MNNSHYVKAIFQMQYVSRWQEFSPRYKDNAASHSFRCAAIAVLISIIETRLYHKPILPSELIGKALLHDLNETVTGSIKYVTKKEQTLSPHIIKLENEVNKEFVAYLSKSLQPSFTEYIVQAEDNSYTGNLMKAIDSFDAMLFCRRESSLQHQSYFTERYEQLRNSLMQSKFESIRWLLLALEQDEGVAQFLDYILNLDLIDRWGGSFNLIPDNDATHSFRVAALCLFNAHLEKEKYNKEHINMYAILGKSIMHDVVEGVSGDVASPIKRSSNEIKQAFINFEQQVARDMVSNLPAFMQEDMMDFLVHAKDDSYEGMLVDIADKLDALIKSNLEMRNNPHYVSKYEQQLTHIQHHYENPSVIFFLAYILHDITYDHFMR